Proteins from one Abyssisolibacter fermentans genomic window:
- the fliI gene encoding flagellar protein export ATPase FliI, with translation MQVIDMKKYFKVATEASLLQFSGKVVRVTGLTIESNGPLAKIGELCHIYTINNDTPILAEVVGFKKDRILLMPLGEMEGIGPGSIVKACGHSLRVKVSEKLIGRVLDGLGNPIDSKGEIDSSCYYPVSNVPPNPLKRKRIKEILPLGIKAIDAFLTCGKGQRIGVFAGSGVGKSTLMGMIARNTTADINVIGLIGERGREVREFIENDLKEEGLKKSILIVATSDQPALVRMKGALLATAIAEYFRDKGKNVMLFMDSVTRFCMAQREVGLAIGEPPVTKGFTPSVFAVLPRLLERAGTSDKGTITALYTVLVDGDDMNEPITDAVRGILDGHIVLSRDLANKNHYPAIDVLASISRVMPNICDEQHIDFSSKIKDIMAVYREKEDLINIGAYNKGSNPKLDKAIDLIDDINEFLRQDVTKKYKFDEIMVELHKINI, from the coding sequence ATGCAAGTAATAGATATGAAAAAATACTTTAAAGTAGCAACTGAAGCCAGTTTACTTCAATTTAGTGGAAAGGTTGTTAGAGTAACAGGTTTGACAATAGAATCAAATGGTCCATTAGCTAAAATAGGAGAATTATGCCATATATACACAATAAATAATGATACACCTATTTTAGCAGAGGTAGTTGGTTTTAAAAAAGACAGAATACTATTAATGCCATTGGGAGAGATGGAAGGCATTGGTCCTGGAAGTATAGTAAAAGCATGTGGACATAGCCTAAGAGTTAAAGTAAGTGAAAAACTTATAGGTAGAGTTTTAGATGGACTAGGTAATCCAATAGATAGTAAAGGAGAAATTGATAGCAGTTGTTACTATCCAGTTTCTAATGTACCACCAAATCCACTTAAGAGAAAGAGAATAAAAGAAATACTACCTTTAGGTATAAAAGCAATAGATGCATTTCTAACATGTGGGAAGGGACAAAGAATAGGCGTTTTTGCTGGTAGTGGTGTTGGTAAGAGTACATTAATGGGTATGATTGCAAGGAATACAACAGCAGATATAAATGTTATAGGTTTAATAGGTGAAAGAGGAAGAGAAGTAAGAGAATTTATTGAAAATGACTTAAAAGAAGAAGGTTTAAAAAAGTCAATTCTTATCGTTGCTACTTCAGATCAACCAGCATTGGTAAGAATGAAAGGAGCTTTATTAGCTACAGCCATAGCTGAATATTTTAGAGATAAAGGGAAAAATGTGATGCTTTTTATGGATTCAGTAACTAGATTTTGTATGGCACAAAGAGAAGTGGGGCTAGCTATAGGTGAGCCTCCAGTTACAAAAGGATTTACACCCTCAGTATTTGCAGTATTACCAAGACTATTAGAAAGAGCTGGAACCTCTGATAAAGGTACTATAACAGCGCTATATACAGTTTTGGTAGATGGAGATGATATGAATGAACCAATTACAGATGCAGTTAGAGGTATACTAGACGGGCACATAGTATTATCAAGGGATCTCGCAAATAAGAATCATTATCCTGCTATTGACGTACTAGCAAGTATAAGTAGAGTAATGCCTAATATATGCGATGAACAACATATAGATTTTTCAAGTAAAATAAAAGATATAATGGCTGTATATAGAGAAAAAGAAGACTTAATAAATATAGGTGCATATAATAAAGGCAGCAATCCAAAATTAGATAAAGCGATTGATTTAATAGACGATATAAATGAATTTTTAAGACAAGATGTAACAAAGAAATATAAATTTGATGAAATAATGGTAGAATTACATAAAATAAATATTTAG
- the fliJ gene encoding flagellar export protein FliJ: protein MERFKFKFQGVLNYKQVVEDMKSVEFLNANNELKKEKKILQVAINQKKDLNEQKNQSMKSTTIKNLKYLNNFIDHTNKKIKEQNERIKVAEDKANEKKRELVDASKEKKMIEKLKSKEYEDFIMIQKKNEEKFVDQINSFNSCKL, encoded by the coding sequence ATGGAGAGATTCAAGTTTAAATTTCAAGGAGTATTAAATTACAAACAAGTTGTTGAGGATATGAAATCTGTTGAGTTTTTAAATGCAAATAATGAATTAAAAAAAGAAAAGAAAATTTTACAAGTAGCAATAAATCAAAAGAAAGATTTAAATGAACAAAAAAATCAATCTATGAAAAGTACTACAATAAAGAATTTAAAATATCTAAACAATTTTATAGATCATACTAATAAAAAAATTAAGGAACAAAACGAAAGAATTAAGGTTGCTGAAGATAAAGCAAATGAAAAAAAGAGAGAACTTGTAGATGCTTCAAAGGAAAAAAAAATGATTGAAAAACTTAAATCTAAAGAATACGAAGATTTTATAATGATTCAAAAGAAAAATGAAGAAAAGTTTGTTGATCAAATCAATAGTTTTAATAGTTGCAAATTATAG
- a CDS encoding flagellar hook-length control protein FliK — MKISNQTNLFDQIMVNNTKQTSKKSETKKSSFEEMLNNSRKTSDGITKPKDNKNTELKEQKTSELKEKESIKPEDKETIKSKCKEEESIKNKESINEKKDLTEEEKAKDEHIIEEVNMDAFEEIIELLTEAGIDVKNIDLTSFEEISNEVDLKTLVNDIELLFKNNNISKEVLSNKLEKIVNLKETNVLSDKKEIIELLSKIKEEVSELKNADQITNKDDNVNNVKIINMKQQSVAGQMSSLIRNKNTKQGTTREENSESTVLPIKSMGNIIKNININNINSSGAQLNLSDNTVIDQQVKTDSALVRNIDYKNILEQVTKSTTTIINEKQSMVNIKLKPESLGNMTLKIVVEEGKVVAEAVVENQAVKNILISNMDELKENLSGQGLDIQKLDVSVGKDSMFGQKNSTFQNRQKFEKKSVKKIEDMDIVEDNYLDTGVVNHYSSSINVIA, encoded by the coding sequence TTGAAAATATCAAATCAAACTAACTTGTTTGATCAGATTATGGTAAATAACACTAAACAAACTTCAAAAAAATCAGAAACAAAGAAGAGTAGTTTTGAAGAAATGCTTAATAATAGCAGAAAAACTTCAGATGGCATAACAAAACCAAAAGATAATAAAAATACAGAGCTTAAAGAACAAAAAACTTCAGAATTAAAAGAAAAAGAGAGCATCAAACCAGAAGATAAAGAAACTATAAAATCAAAGTGTAAAGAAGAAGAAAGCATAAAAAACAAAGAAAGCATAAACGAAAAAAAGGATTTAACTGAAGAAGAAAAAGCAAAAGATGAACACATTATAGAAGAAGTAAACATGGATGCTTTTGAAGAAATTATAGAATTACTGACGGAAGCTGGTATAGATGTTAAGAATATAGATTTAACATCTTTTGAAGAAATCAGTAATGAGGTAGACTTAAAAACACTAGTAAATGATATAGAATTGCTATTTAAAAACAATAATATATCAAAAGAAGTATTATCAAACAAGTTGGAGAAAATAGTTAACTTAAAAGAAACAAATGTTTTATCTGATAAGAAAGAAATAATAGAACTACTTTCGAAGATAAAAGAAGAAGTAAGTGAACTAAAAAATGCCGACCAAATTACGAATAAAGATGATAATGTAAATAATGTGAAAATTATCAACATGAAGCAGCAATCAGTTGCAGGTCAAATGAGTTCTCTTATAAGAAATAAGAACACAAAACAAGGTACAACAAGAGAAGAAAACTCTGAAAGTACTGTTTTACCTATTAAATCAATGGGTAATATTATTAAAAATATTAACATTAATAATATAAATAGTAGTGGAGCTCAATTAAATTTATCAGATAACACAGTAATAGATCAACAAGTAAAGACAGATAGTGCTTTAGTAAGAAATATTGATTACAAAAATATATTAGAGCAAGTAACAAAAAGCACAACCACAATAATAAATGAAAAGCAATCAATGGTAAATATAAAGCTTAAGCCAGAATCACTAGGAAATATGACATTAAAAATAGTTGTGGAAGAAGGCAAGGTTGTTGCAGAAGCAGTAGTAGAAAATCAAGCTGTTAAGAACATTTTGATATCTAATATGGATGAATTAAAAGAAAATTTAAGTGGGCAGGGACTAGATATTCAAAAGCTTGATGTTTCTGTAGGAAAAGACTCTATGTTTGGCCAGAAAAATAGTACTTTTCAAAATAGGCAAAAATTCGAGAAGAAAAGTGTCAAAAAAATAGAGGATATGGACATAGTAGAGGATAATTATCTTGATACCGGGGTAGTAAATCATTATTCCTCTAGCATAAATGTTATAGCTTAG
- a CDS encoding flagellar hook assembly protein FlgD — MSVSGVENNVQNQTATQYNQATQNLGQVDKDSFLKLLVTQLQNQDPLNPMDDKEFIAQMAQFSTLEQIQNLNSTMEKSQTDILDLMTYMQIQNQKCFDKMNETLDAINKGINGETEDDSENENESVE; from the coding sequence ATGTCAGTAAGTGGTGTAGAAAATAATGTGCAAAATCAAACAGCAACGCAATATAACCAAGCTACTCAAAATCTTGGACAAGTTGATAAAGATTCTTTCTTAAAGTTATTAGTAACACAGCTTCAAAATCAAGATCCTCTTAATCCGATGGATGATAAAGAGTTTATTGCACAGATGGCTCAGTTTAGTACATTAGAACAAATACAAAATTTGAATAGTACAATGGAAAAATCACAAACAGATATTTTAGATCTTATGACATACATGCAGATACAAAACCAAAAATGTTTTGATAAGATGAACGAGACATTAGATGCAATTAATAAAGGAATTAACGGAGAAACAGAAGATGATAGTGAAAATGAAAATGAAAGTGTTGAATAA
- a CDS encoding TIGR02530 family flagellar biosynthesis protein, which yields MNKEMANVDINRLRINSTDAIRKNIIKKSANKAKDIGSTDFDKVLNSFMQKDGVKFSKHATKRLLERNIRLNEKNLENLNKAIENAEAKGIKDALILMNNVAFIANVQNKTIITTVESESLKDSVFTNIDGAVIV from the coding sequence GTGAATAAAGAAATGGCAAATGTTGATATTAACAGACTTAGGATAAATTCTACAGATGCAATTAGAAAAAATATCATAAAAAAATCAGCTAATAAAGCAAAAGATATAGGTTCAACTGATTTTGACAAAGTACTTAATAGCTTTATGCAGAAAGATGGAGTTAAATTTTCTAAACATGCTACAAAGAGGTTGTTAGAAAGAAATATTAGATTGAATGAGAAGAACCTAGAAAATTTAAATAAAGCAATAGAAAATGCTGAAGCTAAGGGTATAAAAGATGCATTAATTCTAATGAACAATGTTGCTTTTATAGCTAATGTTCAGAATAAAACGATTATTACAACTGTAGAATCAGAAAGTTTAAAAGATAGTGTTTTTACAAATATAGATGGAGCTGTGATTGTTTAG
- a CDS encoding flagellar hook protein FlgE, with product MMRSMYSGVSGLSVHQTKMDVIGNNIANVNTVGYKKSVASFQEAFSQVVQGGSAPYAGRGGTNPQQIGLGMKLGSISTVYTKGPTQRTDNPSDLMIDGDGFFMVSTDPKFENKFYTRAGNFTFDLEGNMCTPDGQRLLGKFIGGDNYAKALGIQKDRDFDGVKLSKSIVAPATSSVKVEVVGNLDSRTPIIDDGNTPDIHENQYKTDAIVKDSLGNSYKMEVTIQKTASNKWKVSKLTVKNIANDKLVYDQAPNKELEFNQSGELITVDPSTGNPIDPVITLLNGDFITTEMGGGFFGTVSGTNELKLDLSRIKQYANDSDAKGHDAMVNGQIGRSAGSYNGYTVDPSGKVIVSFTNGMEQAIWQIKLAKFDNPMGLVKVGNNYYKSSPNSGEANIGIPGASGLGAINGGCLEMSNVDLSMEFTEMITTQRGFQANSRIITTSDEMLQELTNLKR from the coding sequence ATGATGCGTTCAATGTATTCTGGTGTTTCAGGACTTTCTGTACATCAGACAAAGATGGATGTAATAGGTAACAATATAGCAAATGTAAATACAGTTGGTTACAAAAAAAGCGTAGCTAGTTTTCAAGAAGCATTTAGCCAAGTTGTACAAGGTGGTAGTGCTCCTTATGCAGGTAGAGGAGGAACTAACCCGCAGCAAATTGGTTTAGGTATGAAATTGGGTTCAATTAGTACAGTATATACAAAAGGACCTACACAAAGAACTGATAATCCTAGTGATTTAATGATAGATGGTGATGGTTTTTTCATGGTTTCAACTGACCCAAAATTTGAGAATAAATTTTATACAAGAGCTGGTAACTTTACATTTGACTTAGAAGGTAATATGTGTACTCCTGATGGTCAAAGATTGTTAGGGAAATTTATAGGCGGAGATAATTACGCTAAAGCTTTAGGAATACAAAAAGATAGGGATTTTGATGGAGTAAAACTAAGTAAGTCTATAGTAGCTCCGGCAACATCATCAGTTAAAGTGGAAGTTGTCGGGAATCTAGATTCAAGAACACCTATTATAGATGATGGTAATACTCCGGATATACATGAAAATCAATATAAGACAGATGCTATTGTAAAGGATAGTCTGGGTAATTCTTATAAAATGGAAGTAACAATCCAAAAAACTGCTTCGAATAAGTGGAAAGTATCTAAATTGACTGTTAAGAATATAGCTAATGATAAGCTTGTTTATGATCAGGCACCAAATAAAGAATTAGAATTTAATCAATCTGGTGAATTGATTACAGTTGATCCATCAACTGGCAATCCAATTGATCCAGTAATAACTCTTTTAAATGGTGATTTCATAACAACTGAAATGGGTGGAGGATTTTTTGGAACTGTTAGTGGTACAAATGAACTAAAATTAGATCTATCCAGAATAAAACAATATGCAAACGACAGTGATGCAAAAGGTCATGACGCAATGGTTAATGGTCAAATAGGTAGATCAGCTGGTTCATATAATGGCTATACAGTGGATCCATCAGGTAAAGTAATAGTAAGCTTTACAAATGGTATGGAACAGGCTATATGGCAAATAAAGCTCGCAAAATTTGATAATCCTATGGGCTTGGTAAAGGTAGGAAATAATTATTATAAAAGTTCTCCAAACTCTGGAGAAGCAAATATTGGAATTCCTGGAGCTAGTGGCTTAGGAGCAATCAATGGAGGTTGTTTAGAAATGTCTAATGTTGATCTTTCTATGGAATTTACAGAGATGATTACAACACAAAGGGGTTTCCAAGCTAATTCAAGAATTATTACTACTTCTGATGAAATGCTTCAGGAGCTGACAAACTTAAAGAGATAG
- a CDS encoding flagellar FlbD family protein yields MILVKRMNDTEFIINSDLIETVEETPDTVITLVNGKKMVVKDSKEEIVEKVIKFKRKYTIGCIKADLSEV; encoded by the coding sequence ATGATTTTAGTGAAGAGAATGAATGATACTGAGTTTATTATAAACAGTGACTTAATAGAAACTGTTGAAGAAACACCAGATACTGTAATCACTCTTGTTAATGGTAAAAAAATGGTAGTAAAAGATTCTAAAGAAGAGATTGTTGAAAAAGTAATAAAGTTCAAAAGAAAATATACAATAGGCTGCATCAAAGCAGATTTAAGTGAGGTGTAG
- a CDS encoding motility protein A has product MDIATILGFVSGIALICWGIMGSGDLLTFIHPSSLAIVLGGTIASTLISFPLAKVTNTFKVVKKAFFTKPISQQDVISQMITLANVARKEGLLALEEAGDKADNYFMKKGIMLIVDGTDPELVRNVLETELNFLEERHQEGQSVLNTMAAFSPAFGMVGTLIGLINMLKELSDPTSVGPNMSVALITTFYGTVFANLIFTPLANKLKGRSNEELLVKEMIVEGLLSIQAGENPRIIEEKLITFVPPKDRKETKKAEGEA; this is encoded by the coding sequence GTGGATATAGCAACTATTTTAGGTTTTGTCAGTGGAATAGCTCTGATATGTTGGGGAATAATGGGTTCTGGTGATCTTTTAACATTTATTCATCCCTCATCCTTAGCAATTGTTTTAGGTGGTACAATTGCTTCAACGTTGATAAGTTTTCCATTAGCTAAGGTTACAAATACTTTTAAGGTTGTAAAGAAAGCATTCTTTACCAAGCCAATATCTCAACAAGATGTAATATCTCAAATGATAACTTTAGCGAACGTAGCAAGAAAAGAAGGTTTACTTGCTTTAGAAGAGGCAGGAGATAAAGCGGATAATTATTTTATGAAAAAAGGAATTATGCTGATTGTAGATGGTACTGACCCAGAATTGGTTAGGAATGTGTTAGAAACAGAGTTAAACTTTCTAGAAGAAAGACATCAAGAAGGACAAAGTGTATTAAATACAATGGCTGCTTTTTCACCCGCTTTTGGAATGGTAGGAACGTTAATTGGTTTGATAAATATGCTTAAAGAATTGTCTGATCCTACTTCTGTAGGACCAAATATGTCTGTTGCATTAATAACTACTTTTTATGGTACAGTATTTGCAAATTTAATTTTTACTCCTTTAGCAAACAAGCTAAAAGGCAGAAGTAACGAGGAACTTTTGGTAAAAGAGATGATAGTTGAAGGATTATTATCTATACAAGCTGGAGAGAATCCAAGAATTATAGAAGAAAAACTTATAACCTTCGTGCCGCCTAAGGACAGAAAAGAAACAAAGAAAGCTGAAGGTGAAGCATAA
- a CDS encoding OmpA/MotB family protein codes for MRKKKKGDSVNKDAWMATYSDLVTLLLCFFVLLFSFSEVNAEKFEAIMKSFQGALGILDGGKTLDEGNRISSNDIPLEKNKNENTDIEDFRMLKQYIDSYAEQKGLEKEINVKIEERGLMVRILDNVFFDPGKADVKPRAKEIILYIGDVLNKPQFANKHIKVEGHTDNVVMNSELFPSNWELSVRRATNVLRLLEGEKHINSRRISASGYGPNRPVAPNDTPANKAKNRRVDIVVLKSTYSQFEP; via the coding sequence ATGAGAAAGAAGAAAAAAGGAGATAGTGTAAACAAAGATGCATGGATGGCAACCTATAGTGATTTAGTAACATTGTTACTGTGTTTCTTTGTATTATTGTTTTCTTTTTCAGAGGTAAATGCTGAAAAGTTTGAAGCAATCATGAAATCTTTCCAAGGTGCATTAGGTATATTAGATGGTGGAAAAACACTTGATGAAGGAAATAGAATTAGTTCAAATGATATACCTTTAGAGAAGAATAAAAACGAAAATACTGATATTGAAGATTTTAGAATGTTAAAGCAATATATTGATAGCTATGCTGAACAAAAAGGCTTGGAGAAAGAAATAAATGTTAAAATTGAAGAAAGAGGACTTATGGTAAGAATATTAGATAATGTATTCTTCGATCCAGGTAAAGCTGATGTAAAGCCTAGAGCAAAAGAAATCATTCTATATATTGGAGATGTTTTAAATAAACCTCAGTTTGCTAACAAACATATAAAAGTTGAAGGACATACTGATAATGTAGTTATGAACTCAGAGTTATTCCCTAGTAATTGGGAATTGTCGGTAAGAAGAGCAACAAATGTTTTAAGGCTTTTAGAGGGTGAAAAGCATATAAATAGCAGAAGAATTTCGGCTTCTGGCTATGGTCCAAATAGACCAGTAGCACCTAATGATACTCCTGCTAACAAGGCTAAGAATAGAAGGGTAGATATAGTCGTACTAAAATCAACCTATAGCCAATTTGAACCATAA
- a CDS encoding flagellar basal body-associated FliL family protein: protein MKNKKVLIIGMAVLIVVLTIVGVIFGVMLYNNKNKEDVVETYTYDIGQIYSNLKESHRIIKCSITAEVTDEGLLEVFEKQEPKTKDAITKIFRNKNEKDVEGMQGQINLQKEIKQKLQEILDNKDITNIYFKEFIVQ, encoded by the coding sequence ATGAAGAATAAAAAAGTATTGATTATAGGAATGGCTGTTTTAATAGTTGTCTTAACAATTGTAGGAGTTATTTTTGGCGTAATGCTCTATAATAACAAAAACAAAGAAGACGTAGTAGAAACTTATACTTATGATATTGGACAAATCTATAGTAATTTAAAAGAAAGCCATAGAATTATTAAGTGTAGTATTACTGCAGAAGTTACTGATGAAGGTTTATTGGAAGTATTCGAGAAACAAGAACCAAAGACTAAAGATGCAATTACTAAAATATTTAGAAACAAAAATGAAAAAGACGTAGAAGGAATGCAGGGACAAATTAATTTACAAAAGGAAATAAAACAAAAACTGCAAGAAATATTAGATAATAAAGATATAACAAATATATACTTTAAAGAATTTATAGTACAATAA
- the fliM gene encoding flagellar motor switch protein FliM — protein sequence MTEVLSQSEIDALLNALDSGEVDAHEFREDSEGKKVKPYDFRNPQKMSKDQLRTLEIIHENFGRLLQTFFSGYLRTAVKITVLTVDQYGYSEFSNAISNPAFLTVFKIDPLPGECIMDISSKIAFAIIDRLLGGDGENEFVSRPFTEIERILLKKVIKKVLKLFQQAWENIYLFEPEVQKIETNPQFAQIVSPNETIALVTMNVTIGEMEGMINLCIPHLVIESIMEKLTTKSWFSSRSTNQQKYGNEIMKKRLKHTKVPVIANFSSTMVTVGDILNIQVGDVIKLDNYNGEDIKINIGNSLKFIGSPGSINNKMAVKITNVKKDGDEADDE from the coding sequence TTGACAGAGGTTTTATCACAAAGTGAAATTGATGCCCTGCTAAATGCGTTAGATTCTGGAGAAGTTGATGCACATGAATTTAGGGAAGATAGTGAAGGTAAAAAAGTTAAACCATATGATTTTCGAAATCCTCAAAAAATGTCTAAGGATCAATTAAGGACATTAGAAATCATACATGAGAATTTTGGTAGACTACTTCAAACGTTCTTTTCTGGATATCTAAGGACAGCAGTAAAAATCACAGTATTGACTGTTGACCAATATGGATATAGTGAATTCAGTAATGCTATTTCTAATCCAGCTTTTTTAACAGTGTTTAAGATTGATCCGCTTCCAGGAGAATGTATAATGGATATTTCATCTAAGATAGCATTTGCGATTATAGATAGGCTTTTAGGTGGAGATGGAGAAAATGAATTTGTTAGTAGGCCTTTTACAGAAATAGAGAGAATTTTATTAAAAAAAGTTATTAAAAAAGTTCTAAAATTATTTCAACAGGCTTGGGAAAATATATATTTATTTGAGCCAGAAGTACAAAAAATTGAGACAAATCCTCAATTTGCTCAGATTGTTTCTCCAAATGAAACCATTGCGCTTGTTACCATGAATGTTACTATAGGAGAAATGGAGGGAATGATTAATCTGTGTATTCCGCATTTAGTTATTGAATCAATAATGGAAAAACTCACCACTAAGTCGTGGTTTTCATCTAGGAGTACAAATCAGCAGAAATATGGAAATGAAATAATGAAAAAAAGATTAAAACACACAAAAGTACCTGTTATAGCAAACTTTTCATCTACTATGGTAACAGTAGGTGATATTCTTAACATACAAGTAGGAGATGTAATAAAGTTAGATAATTATAATGGTGAAGATATAAAGATAAATATTGGTAACAGCCTAAAATTTATAGGCTCACCAGGAAGTATTAATAATAAAATGGCAGTAAAAATTACCAATGTTAAGAAGGATGGTGATGAAGCTGATGACGAGTGA
- the fliY gene encoding flagellar motor switch phosphatase FliY, with the protein MKLMTSDMLSQEEIDALLNGNIDNAINDEIDDLPINDIEEENLNLSHMEIDALGEIGNISMGTAATTLFTLLGQKVLITTPKVEVTTVEKMAAIYPKPYVAVDVKYKVGLVGSNMLVLKEDDVKIIANLMMGGDGKFDTSAKILDEMDLSAISEAMNQMVGSSSTSLSEMFLKKIDIAPPKAHSLLFENDDILNEVAGVGLEKDIVKISFRMVIGDLIDSEIMQLLPISFAKSMVSNLLSVGENNIDDIQVEKNEQVLQDKLGIDTSSSISYNNTSSTFNNEDDVYQKTINNINHTPVNVSKVTFDSFENETTNKYNEGINMIENIPIEITVELGRTTRKISEILEFGSGTIIELDKLVGEPLEILANGKYIAKGEVVVIDDNFGIRVTDIVTPSKRVGKN; encoded by the coding sequence ATGAAGCTGATGACGAGTGATATGTTATCTCAAGAAGAAATAGATGCGTTATTAAATGGGAACATTGATAATGCAATAAACGATGAAATAGATGATTTACCAATTAATGATATTGAAGAGGAAAATCTAAATTTAAGCCATATGGAAATAGATGCTTTAGGTGAAATAGGAAATATAAGTATGGGCACTGCGGCTACTACGCTGTTTACATTGTTAGGACAAAAAGTTCTAATAACAACACCTAAAGTAGAAGTAACTACTGTAGAGAAAATGGCAGCTATTTATCCCAAGCCTTATGTAGCAGTAGATGTAAAATATAAAGTAGGACTTGTAGGTTCAAATATGCTAGTTTTAAAAGAAGATGATGTTAAAATAATTGCAAACCTAATGATGGGTGGAGATGGAAAGTTTGATACAAGTGCAAAAATACTTGATGAAATGGATTTAAGCGCGATTAGTGAAGCTATGAATCAGATGGTAGGTTCTTCAAGTACCTCTTTATCAGAAATGTTTCTAAAAAAAATAGATATAGCACCACCAAAAGCACATAGTTTACTATTTGAAAATGATGATATTTTAAATGAAGTAGCAGGTGTTGGTTTAGAAAAAGATATTGTTAAAATATCTTTTAGAATGGTTATAGGCGATCTTATTGATAGTGAAATTATGCAGTTATTACCTATTAGTTTTGCGAAGAGCATGGTTAGTAATTTATTATCAGTAGGTGAAAATAATATTGATGATATTCAGGTTGAAAAAAATGAGCAAGTTTTACAAGATAAATTAGGAATTGATACTAGTTCCAGTATAAGTTATAATAATACAAGTAGTACTTTTAATAATGAAGATGATGTATACCAAAAAACAATTAATAATATCAATCATACTCCTGTAAATGTTAGTAAAGTAACTTTTGATTCATTTGAAAATGAAACAACAAATAAATATAATGAGGGTATTAATATGATTGAAAATATTCCAATAGAAATAACTGTAGAATTGGGTAGAACAACTAGAAAAATAAGTGAAATTCTTGAATTTGGTTCAGGAACGATAATTGAGCTTGATAAGCTAGTTGGAGAACCATTGGAAATACTTGCAAATGGAAAGTATATTGCTAAGGGTGAAGTTGTTGTTATTGATGATAACTTTGGTATACGTGTGACAGATATAGTTACCCCTTCAAAAAGAGTTGGTAAAAATTAA